A single genomic interval of Paenibacillus macerans harbors:
- the prfB gene encoding peptide chain release factor 2 (programmed frameshift), whose protein sequence is MIEANVKHDMREIAKKLSNLRGSLDLDLKQEMIANYEEKMAAPDFWDDNEKAQAIIAEMNAVKSSVDQYLALQGEYDDIETMAELAEEEGDDSLAAEISESVAALVKKLEDFELQLLLNQPYDKMNAILELHPGAGGTESQDWGQMLLRMYTRWAEKRGFKVETLDYLPGDEAGIKSVTLLIKGYNAYGYLKAEKGVHRLVRISPFDASGRRHTSFVSCDVVPEISEDVEVEVRPEDLKIDTYRASGAGGQHINTTDSAVRITHIPTGIVVTCQNERSQIKNRERAMTMLRSKLYERKLEEQQKELDEIRGEQSDIAWGSQIRSYVFHPYSMVKDHRTSVETGNIGAVMDGDLDAFIDGYLRSQIRSEA, encoded by the exons ATGATCGAGGCCAACGTAAAGCATGATATGCGCGAAATCGCCAAGAAATTATCCAATCTTAGGGGGTCTCTT GACTTAGATCTTAAGCAAGAGATGATCGCCAACTATGAAGAAAAAATGGCGGCCCCGGACTTTTGGGACGACAACGAGAAGGCTCAGGCGATCATCGCCGAGATGAACGCCGTGAAGTCCTCCGTTGATCAGTACCTGGCGCTGCAAGGGGAATATGACGACATCGAAACGATGGCCGAGCTGGCCGAGGAGGAAGGCGACGATTCGCTGGCGGCGGAAATTTCCGAGTCGGTTGCCGCATTGGTGAAGAAGCTTGAGGATTTCGAACTGCAGCTGCTGCTTAATCAGCCTTACGACAAAATGAACGCGATTCTGGAACTTCACCCTGGCGCGGGCGGCACCGAATCCCAGGACTGGGGGCAAATGCTGCTGCGGATGTACACCCGCTGGGCCGAGAAACGCGGCTTCAAGGTAGAGACGCTGGACTATTTGCCCGGCGACGAAGCGGGGATCAAAAGCGTAACCCTGCTGATTAAAGGGTACAACGCTTACGGCTACCTGAAGGCGGAAAAAGGCGTGCACCGCTTGGTGCGGATTTCGCCGTTTGACGCTTCCGGGCGGCGTCACACCTCGTTTGTATCCTGCGATGTCGTGCCGGAGATCAGCGAAGACGTCGAAGTCGAAGTCCGTCCCGAGGACTTGAAGATCGACACGTACCGTGCCAGCGGCGCCGGCGGCCAGCACATCAACACGACCGACTCGGCGGTGCGGATTACGCATATTCCGACCGGGATCGTGGTGACGTGCCAGAACGAGCGCTCCCAGATCAAAAACCGCGAGCGCGCCATGACGATGCTTCGTTCCAAGCTGTACGAGCGCAAGCTGGAGGAGCAGCAGAAGGAACTGGACGAAATCCGCGGCGAGCAATCCGATATCGCCTGGGGCAGTCAGATCCGTTCCTACGTGTTCCATCCGTACAGCATGGTGAAAGATCACCGCACCTCGGTGGAGACGGGCAACATCGGCGCGGTCATGGACGGAGACCTGGACGCGTTTATTGACGGATATTTGCGCAGCCAAATTCGCTCCGAGGCCTAA
- a CDS encoding YitT family protein → MPPKTRKRRFGDYIPLTGPVRHAIDTAMILVGSLITALAFNLFLVPNHIASGGVSGISIIVQALFGMEPAYTQWALNIPLFVAGYLLLGRDYAIRSLLGTVVLPLFVFLTKDFPVPTTDPLLASLYGGIGVGLGLGIVFRGRGSTGGLSTLAQIIQKYSGLSLSVCVVLMDGTVIALAMFILSPEKALYALIGLYITGKIIDAIELGFNYTKVAYIIAEKTEEISKAVLSQLDRGLTKLDGRGGYTGDQRTVLMVVVGQSEVTRLKTLVQTLDPTAFVIITNAHEVLGEGFKRG, encoded by the coding sequence GTGCCGCCTAAAACCCGCAAACGCAGATTTGGGGATTATATTCCTTTAACTGGACCGGTACGCCATGCGATCGACACGGCGATGATTCTCGTAGGATCGCTGATCACGGCGCTGGCCTTCAACTTATTTCTCGTCCCGAACCACATCGCCTCGGGCGGCGTATCGGGGATTTCGATTATCGTTCAAGCGCTATTTGGCATGGAGCCGGCGTATACCCAGTGGGCGCTGAATATTCCTCTTTTTGTCGCGGGGTATTTACTGCTCGGGCGGGATTACGCGATTCGCTCTTTGCTAGGTACGGTCGTTTTGCCTTTATTCGTGTTTCTGACCAAAGATTTTCCGGTCCCGACGACCGACCCGCTGCTCGCTTCTTTGTATGGGGGGATCGGCGTAGGCCTGGGGCTGGGCATCGTTTTTCGGGGGCGCGGATCGACCGGAGGTTTGTCCACGCTTGCGCAAATCATTCAGAAGTACAGCGGGCTCAGCCTATCCGTTTGCGTTGTCCTGATGGACGGTACCGTGATTGCATTGGCTATGTTTATACTCTCCCCGGAAAAGGCGCTATACGCTCTAATCGGCCTATACATTACCGGCAAAATCATCGACGCGATCGAGCTTGGCTTTAACTATACGAAAGTGGCCTATATCATCGCCGAAAAGACCGAGGAAATCTCGAAGGCTGTGCTGTCGCAATTGGACCGCGGGCTCACCAAGCTGGACGGGCGCGGCGGATATACCGGCGATCAACGGACCGTGCTGATGGTGGTCGTGGGGCAAAGCGAGGTCACCCGGCTCAAAACGCTCGTACAGACGCTGGACCCCACCGCCTTCGTCATCATCACAAATGCCCATGAGGTTTTGGGAGAAGGGTTTAAGCGAGGGTAA
- a CDS encoding phosphodiester glycosidase family protein: MGIIEKSGRRTLIMLLIAAVLLSCFPMGAARAEEMKAAPFGQVLDERKMEIGPDAHYTWYDMKLPQGLEKVHFVEFDPRNPALELQPGKTEGKVYGMQGVTKMANDADRSGNRVIAAINADFYDMSTGVPLGLFMGDGEILTSPPDDWFAFGMKSDGTTIYGASPRLDRTLNINGNTVPIHHINRMRFNSEALILYTPSFYTSTMTNDLGDEVELEVLDGAVKSGETMRLRVAAIHKDQGNTPLAEGKVVLSASGSYRELLSGLKIDDEITASFAFEEAWGDVKMAVGGQHLLVKDGVPMSDPDRELYPRVAIGTKADGTVVMLEVDGRAPGFSEGVSFQDLALMLKDMGIVDALLLDGGGSATFVARLPGEPTRKILNRPSDGAERKTANGILLVNKAPESAASKLVVQPNLERVLIGSSFRFNTAAVDEYAHPAPFAGSPNWSVDASVGSIDESGLFTAGNTPGMADISVTAGGLAGSGQVEVVDELSELKFPDAVRTFTSGAQQTLSVTALRNGQVIQADNRMFEWRVEGPIGSIDENGTFTATTETEQSGRIIASYRGIEVSMDVHVGLPPVILEDFENGLDRYLPSAGDRYTLAGVSEETNEDFVRFGNKSAKLEYDFTGTIGTSGAYIKAKSADDYIEIPGYPEKISMWVYGDGKKHWLRAQMFDANGGNIPINFVEETVGVDFTGWRYLEAEVPQGRPLPLKLAMPVRYMETKNDNKDAGAIYIDQIRALYGPANDDLDAPLIKDVSPADGNTIDTNTPKIQAFGEDYGYDPAVHPGTTLIDPDKIRLYVDGELVQHTLYPPKGQIHYTPAIPLTDGVHAAKLKIRDLSGNQTEKEWTFTVDTGAPKIEYDGPASVYAGNSYTLGVRAVKAAGIHEGFIEFGFDPAKAEDLQVAASEKLTETQLRSAIEPESGTVRIDFNGLEASGLTDHEPLAQIRFKVKPAASDTHRIAFRSGAIKLKDQGDTSFRLYGLPVESEIRHHLRLAWDENGVIQGGATTIQVTDEAGAAVEDATVTADGTELGVTDASGKLETNDLTDGLKEYELQAVKGNFYSPVLKFKVSPLAGNPVPNNISVTMGADPSSSRAFTWHTHPDVKETVVEIAKKSEFIDFSQPNVFKVIGSDYLFNTWDIGTVRVHKAVADNLDPGTEYVYRVGDGAGNTSSQGTFRTAAASGDAFEFLYFADSQATNASGFKLWGDIAKKAAAEHPDSSFMVHAGDMVEDGYKENEWNMWFGAAQQTLLNSTIVSVVGNHEVTGPKKNDYFLAHFNHPQNGIDSLKGSNYSFDYLNAHFAVLNSEYDFEKQREWLREDLASTGKTWKIVIFHRGAYGSIYDSEHIRNAWTPVLDEFRVDLALNGHDHVYMRTHPMKGNKPVGEGEGTTYVVAGSTGPKFYQVVPREWQKITDGEEVQMYASIKIDGDELSFAAKTITDRIVDRFTLAKAAPQSVVLDRTEAKIQVGGSIKLNATVLPEHANNKSVTWSVYSSSGDNVVTVDADGLVTAHESGTAVVRASTVTQAVYADSVVEVVPPSPGAELAAIELRGRDKLYVGETDQTVTEAVYDDGSRRQVVEGVQYASSRPEVATIDAAGVIRALSEGTTVISAEFAGMSGQYTLIIEGQKPDVKLERLEMDLRRNMTEGETQTARLTGTYSDGTSVSLTDGVEFSSSHPAVAAVNTAGVVRAVREGQTVITATYENHTASVEVTVGRDRLTGGRGKSSNKSNNTPAPPTAPASPPTSETPGRFVVKPEQFSGQEAVNGQIELRFEGVLRELILPGNAGELLESNALFVQAGNMAVSIPSGVIRSLISLAKTEHPENSTIVLKAHALQAEEAKILLRNASVLSGAGIEAASDVMDFSLSLNSKEGDTVWLTRFNEPIEIFLPANPDADRNLTGIYGFAGDGSLEYLGGVWKDKFLTALLNQAGRYAVLEYTKSFTDLPDGHWAASEIMHLAAKHLVEGVSGDKFQPGRQVTRAEFASMLVRLLDLQGTGADAGFADVAPDKWYADEVALAAQAGIVTGTGAASFAPDAPITRQEMAVMIVRAYEYGSGQPAQPGTESGFTDIASAPQWAKAAINVARSLGLVEGRTDVSFGPEEYGTRAESAKLIYNLMETMGDHGG, encoded by the coding sequence ATGGGCATTATCGAAAAATCGGGCAGGCGTACGTTAATCATGCTTCTGATCGCAGCTGTTTTGTTATCGTGCTTCCCCATGGGGGCAGCGCGGGCGGAGGAAATGAAGGCGGCGCCGTTTGGACAAGTTCTGGACGAGCGCAAAATGGAAATAGGCCCGGACGCACATTACACTTGGTACGATATGAAGCTGCCGCAAGGCTTGGAAAAAGTCCATTTTGTCGAGTTTGATCCGCGGAATCCCGCGCTTGAGCTGCAGCCGGGTAAAACGGAAGGCAAAGTATACGGCATGCAGGGAGTCACCAAGATGGCCAATGACGCGGATCGCTCCGGCAATCGGGTTATTGCCGCAATCAACGCGGATTTTTATGACATGTCGACGGGCGTGCCGCTTGGTCTGTTTATGGGGGATGGAGAGATTTTGACCAGCCCTCCCGACGATTGGTTTGCGTTTGGGATGAAAAGCGACGGAACGACCATTTACGGAGCTAGCCCCAGACTGGACAGAACGCTGAATATCAATGGCAATACCGTGCCGATTCATCATATTAACCGGATGCGGTTCAACAGCGAGGCGCTGATCCTTTACACACCTTCTTTCTATACCTCCACCATGACGAACGATCTGGGTGACGAGGTTGAACTGGAAGTTTTGGACGGAGCGGTGAAAAGCGGGGAAACGATGCGGCTGCGCGTTGCGGCCATCCACAAGGACCAGGGGAACACGCCGCTTGCGGAAGGCAAAGTGGTGTTGTCCGCTTCCGGCAGTTACCGAGAGCTGCTGTCGGGGCTGAAAATTGACGACGAAATCACTGCCAGTTTTGCTTTTGAAGAGGCGTGGGGCGATGTGAAAATGGCGGTCGGCGGACAGCACCTGCTGGTCAAGGACGGAGTACCGATGTCCGATCCGGACCGGGAGCTGTATCCGCGGGTGGCGATCGGAACTAAGGCCGACGGCACGGTGGTTATGCTGGAAGTCGACGGGCGTGCGCCGGGGTTCAGCGAAGGCGTATCCTTTCAGGATTTGGCGCTCATGTTGAAAGACATGGGGATTGTCGACGCGCTGCTTCTTGACGGAGGCGGTTCGGCGACGTTTGTGGCCAGACTTCCCGGGGAGCCGACGCGGAAAATATTGAACCGACCTTCCGATGGAGCGGAGCGCAAAACCGCAAACGGCATTTTGCTTGTCAATAAAGCGCCGGAATCCGCGGCATCCAAGCTCGTGGTCCAGCCGAACCTGGAGCGGGTGCTGATCGGTTCTAGTTTCCGGTTCAATACGGCTGCCGTCGATGAGTATGCCCATCCTGCCCCGTTTGCGGGATCGCCAAATTGGAGTGTGGATGCATCCGTCGGGTCGATCGATGAATCGGGATTGTTTACGGCGGGAAATACGCCGGGAATGGCTGATATTTCCGTTACGGCCGGCGGCCTCGCGGGAAGCGGACAGGTAGAAGTCGTGGACGAACTGAGCGAACTGAAGTTTCCCGACGCGGTCAGAACGTTTACCTCGGGAGCTCAGCAAACCTTGTCCGTGACGGCGTTGCGGAACGGGCAAGTGATTCAGGCGGACAACCGCATGTTCGAGTGGCGGGTAGAAGGTCCGATCGGGAGCATTGACGAGAACGGAACGTTCACCGCGACGACGGAGACTGAACAAAGCGGCAGGATTATCGCGAGCTATCGGGGAATAGAAGTTTCCATGGATGTTCACGTTGGCCTCCCTCCGGTGATTCTGGAGGATTTCGAGAACGGACTGGACCGGTATCTGCCAAGCGCAGGCGACCGGTACACATTGGCCGGCGTCAGCGAAGAAACGAATGAGGACTTTGTCCGCTTCGGAAACAAGTCGGCGAAGCTGGAGTACGACTTCACGGGGACGATCGGGACTTCCGGAGCTTATATCAAAGCGAAAAGCGCCGACGATTACATCGAAATTCCGGGATATCCGGAAAAAATCAGCATGTGGGTTTATGGAGACGGGAAGAAGCACTGGCTCCGGGCACAAATGTTCGACGCCAACGGCGGGAATATCCCGATCAACTTTGTCGAAGAGACCGTAGGCGTCGACTTCACGGGCTGGCGCTATCTGGAGGCGGAGGTGCCGCAAGGCAGACCGCTGCCGCTGAAACTCGCCATGCCGGTGCGCTATATGGAAACGAAAAACGATAATAAGGACGCGGGCGCGATCTATATCGACCAAATCCGGGCACTGTACGGTCCCGCGAACGACGATTTGGACGCCCCGTTGATCAAGGACGTTTCCCCCGCGGATGGAAACACGATCGACACGAATACGCCGAAAATCCAAGCCTTTGGCGAAGATTACGGGTATGATCCGGCGGTTCATCCGGGGACGACGCTGATCGATCCGGATAAAATCAGGCTGTATGTTGATGGAGAACTGGTACAGCACACACTGTATCCGCCTAAAGGGCAAATCCACTATACTCCCGCCATTCCCCTGACGGACGGAGTTCACGCGGCCAAGCTGAAAATCCGCGATTTGTCCGGCAATCAGACGGAGAAGGAATGGACGTTCACGGTCGATACCGGAGCGCCGAAAATCGAATACGACGGCCCGGCAAGCGTGTATGCGGGCAATTCGTATACGCTCGGCGTGCGGGCGGTGAAGGCTGCGGGAATTCACGAAGGGTTTATCGAATTCGGCTTTGATCCGGCCAAGGCGGAGGATCTGCAGGTTGCGGCAAGCGAAAAGCTGACGGAAACCCAGCTGCGGTCTGCGATCGAACCCGAATCCGGGACGGTTCGGATTGATTTCAACGGTCTGGAGGCGTCCGGCTTGACGGATCATGAGCCGCTTGCGCAAATCCGGTTCAAGGTGAAACCGGCCGCGTCCGATACGCATCGTATCGCCTTCCGGTCCGGCGCGATCAAGCTGAAGGATCAGGGAGATACCAGCTTCAGGCTTTACGGCTTGCCGGTCGAGTCGGAGATCAGACACCATTTGCGGCTCGCATGGGACGAAAACGGGGTTATCCAAGGAGGGGCCACGACGATTCAGGTCACCGATGAAGCGGGCGCCGCCGTTGAAGACGCGACAGTGACGGCCGACGGCACCGAGCTCGGCGTTACGGACGCGAGCGGGAAGCTGGAAACGAACGACCTTACGGACGGGTTGAAAGAGTACGAGCTGCAAGCGGTGAAGGGGAATTTCTACAGTCCCGTGCTCAAATTCAAGGTTTCGCCATTGGCCGGGAATCCGGTTCCGAACAATATCAGCGTAACGATGGGGGCGGATCCGAGCAGCTCGCGCGCTTTTACATGGCATACGCATCCGGATGTGAAAGAAACGGTTGTGGAGATTGCCAAGAAATCGGAATTTATTGATTTTTCCCAACCTAACGTATTTAAGGTGATTGGTTCCGACTACTTGTTCAACACGTGGGACATCGGAACCGTCAGGGTGCACAAGGCGGTCGCCGACAACCTGGATCCCGGAACGGAGTACGTCTACCGGGTAGGCGACGGAGCCGGGAACACCAGCTCGCAGGGAACGTTCCGCACGGCCGCGGCATCCGGGGACGCGTTCGAGTTTCTCTATTTTGCCGATTCCCAGGCGACCAACGCGTCCGGCTTCAAATTGTGGGGAGATATCGCCAAGAAAGCGGCGGCGGAACATCCGGACTCCAGCTTCATGGTGCATGCTGGCGATATGGTGGAAGACGGATATAAGGAAAACGAGTGGAACATGTGGTTTGGCGCCGCCCAGCAGACGTTATTGAACAGTACGATCGTATCCGTCGTCGGCAACCACGAAGTCACCGGTCCGAAGAAAAACGATTATTTCCTGGCGCACTTCAATCATCCGCAGAATGGCATCGATTCGTTGAAAGGAAGCAATTACTCTTTTGATTATCTGAATGCGCATTTTGCCGTTTTGAACAGCGAATACGATTTTGAAAAACAGCGGGAATGGTTGCGGGAGGACTTGGCGTCGACCGGCAAGACGTGGAAGATCGTCATATTCCACCGTGGCGCGTACGGCAGCATTTACGATTCGGAGCATATCCGGAACGCCTGGACTCCGGTTTTAGACGAGTTCCGGGTCGACCTGGCTCTGAACGGACACGACCATGTGTATATGCGGACCCATCCGATGAAAGGCAACAAGCCGGTCGGGGAAGGAGAAGGGACGACTTACGTCGTGGCCGGCTCTACCGGTCCGAAATTTTATCAGGTGGTGCCGCGCGAATGGCAGAAAATTACGGACGGCGAAGAGGTCCAGATGTATGCATCGATCAAAATAGACGGGGATGAACTGAGCTTTGCCGCCAAGACCATCACTGACCGGATCGTGGATCGGTTTACACTGGCCAAAGCGGCCCCGCAATCCGTCGTACTGGATCGCACGGAAGCCAAAATTCAGGTGGGCGGCAGCATCAAGCTGAACGCCACCGTATTGCCCGAGCACGCGAATAATAAGTCGGTCACCTGGTCCGTTTACAGCTCGAGCGGGGATAACGTCGTCACGGTCGACGCGGACGGTCTGGTTACCGCTCATGAATCGGGAACGGCGGTTGTCAGAGCTTCCACCGTCACCCAGGCCGTTTACGCCGACAGTGTAGTCGAGGTGGTGCCGCCGTCGCCGGGTGCCGAGTTGGCCGCTATCGAATTGCGTGGGCGGGATAAACTTTATGTCGGCGAGACGGATCAAACGGTGACGGAAGCCGTTTATGACGACGGGTCCCGTCGGCAGGTGGTTGAAGGTGTTCAGTACGCAAGCAGCCGTCCGGAAGTTGCAACTATCGACGCGGCCGGCGTGATCCGGGCGCTTAGCGAGGGCACGACGGTGATTTCCGCGGAATTTGCGGGAATGAGCGGGCAATACACGCTGATCATTGAAGGACAGAAACCGGATGTTAAGCTGGAGCGTTTGGAGATGGATCTTCGCCGGAACATGACGGAGGGGGAAACTCAAACGGCCCGCTTGACGGGGACTTACAGCGACGGAACGTCCGTCTCTTTGACGGATGGGGTTGAATTCAGCAGCAGCCATCCGGCGGTTGCCGCGGTAAATACCGCCGGGGTAGTTAGAGCCGTCCGGGAGGGCCAGACGGTCATTACGGCGACTTACGAGAATCATACCGCCAGCGTTGAAGTGACGGTTGGACGGGATCGTTTGACGGGCGGCAGGGGGAAATCGTCGAATAAGAGCAATAATACGCCGGCACCGCCAACCGCGCCTGCCTCTCCTCCAACGTCCGAAACACCGGGACGATTCGTGGTGAAGCCGGAGCAGTTCAGCGGCCAAGAGGCAGTAAACGGACAAATCGAACTCCGTTTTGAAGGGGTGCTGCGCGAATTAATTCTGCCGGGGAATGCGGGGGAACTGCTTGAGAGCAATGCTTTATTTGTGCAAGCAGGCAATATGGCTGTCTCTATCCCGTCCGGGGTCATTCGATCTCTTATCAGTTTGGCGAAAACCGAACATCCGGAAAACAGTACCATTGTGCTGAAAGCACATGCCTTACAAGCCGAGGAAGCCAAAATTCTTCTGCGTAACGCAAGCGTGCTTTCCGGGGCTGGGATTGAAGCGGCGAGCGACGTGATGGACTTCTCGCTGTCCTTGAACAGCAAGGAAGGCGATACCGTTTGGCTTACCCGGTTCAATGAACCGATCGAAATATTCCTGCCGGCGAACCCGGATGCGGACAGGAACCTGACGGGGATTTACGGGTTTGCCGGCGATGGTTCGCTTGAATACTTGGGCGGCGTTTGGAAGGATAAATTTTTGACGGCATTGTTGAACCAGGCTGGCAGATATGCTGTTCTGGAATATACGAAGTCGTTCACCGATTTGCCGGACGGTCATTGGGCGGCAAGTGAGATCATGCATCTCGCGGCAAAACATCTGGTGGAGGGCGTTTCCGGCGACAAGTTCCAACCGGGCCGGCAAGTGACGCGGGCGGAATTTGCCTCGATGCTGGTTCGTCTGCTTGATCTCCAAGGCACGGGCGCGGACGCCGGGTTCGCGGACGTGGCTCCGGACAAGTGGTACGCGGACGAAGTCGCGTTAGCGGCACAGGCGGGAATCGTAACCGGTACGGGGGCGGCAAGTTTTGCGCCGGATGCGCCGATCACCCGTCAGG